The nucleotide sequence CGGTGACGTCGTCGATGCCGAGCTCGCGCTGAGCCTCCAGCTCGGCGGGCAGGCCGTGCGTGTCCCAACCGAAGCGGCGCTCCACGCGGCGGCCCTGCTGGGTCTGATAGCGGCCGACCGCGTCCTTGACGTAGCCGGTCAGCAGGTGCCCGTAGTGGGGCAGGCCGTTGGCGAAGGGCGGGCCGTCGTAGAAGACGAACTCATTGGAGTGGCCGTTGTCATCCAGCGCGGGGCGGGCGTCGATGGAGGCCTGGAAGGTGCCGTCCTGCTTCCAGTAGTCCAGGACGTCCTCCTCGATCGCCGGGAAGGAGGGGGACGGCTCGACCTTCTGGCCGGGGCGGTGCAGGGGTAGAAAGCGGCGCCCGGGTGCTGGGCGGCGGTGGGCTCTTCGGCCATTTGTCTTGCCTCGCGTCTCACTCGTAGTCGTTTGCGCCACTGGGCGCGGGATCCACGAGGACGACGCCGCTCCGACCGCCGGTACCCGGCGGTGGTGCCGCACCGCGGTACCACCTCGCTTGCCCGCTCCGGCAGCGCCGGGGCGGACCGCTTGATTCGCAGCTGTGACGGGCTGTCCCGTCCGGTTCTACTGGGGGCCGCGTACACAATGTGAACGCAGCCCGGTTCTTCCGGAGGCTCGCCGGTGATGGCCGGGTCGGCGCCTGTGGCGGTGAGTGTAACCGCGCGGTGCCCGCACGACCATCCCCGGAGGCCTCCAGACGGAGTCGTGCTGGCCACACCGGCGTCAGGCGCAGGCGACAGGGACGCCCGCGGACCGTGGGACGGGGAGGCGGAGGACCTGTCTCGTCGGTTAATCCGTTGGGAAGCGGGACCCGGCCCCTCACGCCCCCTCGCGCGCCACCAGCGTGTTGGAGGCCTGGGCCCGGGGCCGTACCACCATGGAGTCGATGTTGACGTGGGAGGGCAGCTCCAGCGTCCAGGCGATGCACTCGGCCACGTCCTGCGCGGTCAGCGGCTGGGCCACCCCGGCATAGACCTGGCGCGCCGCTTGGACGTCGCCGTGGAACCGGTTGAGGGAGAACTCCTCGGTGGCAACCATGCCCGGAGCTATCTCAATGACGCGCACCGGCTCTCCCACCAGCTCCAGGCGCAGAGTGTTGGCGATGACCCGCTCGGCGTGTTTGGCCGCGACATACCCGGCCCCTCCGGGGTAGGTGTCATGGGCGGCGGTGGAGGTGAGAAAGACCAGGTCCCCGCCACGCTCGCGCAGACCCGGCAGGAAGACCTGGCTCACCCGCAGCGCCGCCAGCGCATTGCGCTCGTACATGGTCGCCCACTCCTGCGGGTCGCCCTGGGCCACGGGGTCGACGCCCAGCGCTCCACCGGCGTTGTTGACCACGGCGTCTACCGGCCCGTCAGCCAGAACCTCGCGGGCGAGGCGGTCGACGTCATCGGGCACCTGGAGGTCGGCCGCCACCCAG is from Actinomyces sp. 432 and encodes:
- a CDS encoding SDR family NAD(P)-dependent oxidoreductase; amino-acid sequence: MSTSTAPSTRRAVITGASTGIGAATVRRLRSNGWQVVATARRAKRLEALAEETGCAWVAADLQVPDDVDRLAREVLADGPVDAVVNNAGGALGVDPVAQGDPQEWATMYERNALAALRVSQVFLPGLRERGGDLVFLTSTAAHDTYPGGAGYVAAKHAERVIANTLRLELVGEPVRVIEIAPGMVATEEFSLNRFHGDVQAARQVYAGVAQPLTAQDVAECIAWTLELPSHVNIDSMVVRPRAQASNTLVAREGA